One region of Skermanella mucosa genomic DNA includes:
- the ccmB gene encoding heme exporter protein CcmB has translation MNRFLKLVSRDLRLALRQGSDATVAVMFFVLCVVLFPFGVGPEPNILARIAAGVIWVAALLASLLSLERLFQNDYEDGSLELLTLSSLPLEAVVFAKVLAHWLVTGLPLIVAAPLLALLLNMEPAGFPVLVATLLIGTPTLSLIGAIGAALTLGARRGGVLLSLLILPLYIPVLIFGAGAIDASLSGFTARPHLLLLGGLLVAALPLAPWAGAAALRQAIE, from the coding sequence ATGAACCGCTTCCTCAAGCTGGTGTCGCGCGACCTGCGGCTGGCGCTGCGGCAGGGGTCGGACGCCACGGTCGCGGTGATGTTCTTCGTGCTGTGCGTCGTGCTGTTCCCGTTCGGCGTCGGGCCGGAGCCGAACATCCTGGCCCGCATCGCCGCGGGGGTGATCTGGGTGGCGGCGCTGCTGGCCTCGCTGCTGTCGCTGGAGCGGCTGTTCCAGAACGACTACGAGGACGGCAGCCTGGAGCTGCTGACCCTGTCCAGCCTGCCGCTGGAGGCGGTGGTGTTCGCCAAGGTGCTGGCGCACTGGCTGGTCACCGGCCTGCCGCTGATCGTAGCGGCCCCGCTGCTGGCGCTGCTGCTGAACATGGAGCCGGCGGGCTTTCCCGTGCTGGTCGCGACGCTGCTGATCGGCACGCCGACGCTGAGCCTGATCGGGGCGATCGGCGCCGCCCTGACCCTGGGCGCCCGGCGCGGCGGCGTGCTGCTGTCGCTGCTGATCCTGCCGCTCTACATCCCCGTGCTGATCTTCGGGGCCGGCGCGATCGACGCGTCCCTGTCCGGCTTCACCGCGCGGCCGCACCTGCTGCTGCTGGGCGGACTGCTGGTCGCGGCCCTGCCGCTGGCACCCTGGGCCGGAGCCGCGGCGCTGCGCCAGGCGATCGAGTAG
- the ccmA gene encoding heme ABC exporter ATP-binding protein CcmA, with protein sequence MPLFAGTDLTCLRGERLVFQDLSFAVPAGGALVLLGPNGSGKSSLLRLMAGLLRPFSGSMSWDGVPVSGDPDLHRARIHYVGHLDAVKPVLSARENLAFWAAMGGAADPGGAALAALERLGVPHIADIPGRYLSAGQKRRLNLARILAAPAPLWLLDEPSVALDRAGIGQLEAAIADHRAGGGIVVVSTHAEIALPGASTLHLDDFALAAETEAEGIEP encoded by the coding sequence ATGCCCCTGTTCGCCGGTACCGACCTGACCTGCCTGCGCGGCGAGCGGCTGGTGTTCCAGGATCTCTCGTTCGCGGTCCCGGCCGGCGGCGCGCTGGTGCTGCTGGGGCCGAACGGCAGCGGGAAGTCCAGCCTGCTGCGGCTGATGGCCGGGCTGCTGCGGCCTTTCTCCGGAAGCATGAGCTGGGACGGCGTGCCGGTGTCCGGCGATCCGGACCTGCACCGGGCGCGCATCCATTATGTCGGCCATCTCGACGCCGTGAAGCCGGTGCTGTCGGCGCGGGAGAACCTGGCCTTCTGGGCGGCCATGGGGGGAGCTGCCGATCCCGGCGGCGCGGCGCTGGCCGCGCTGGAGCGGCTGGGCGTGCCGCACATCGCGGACATTCCGGGCCGGTACCTGTCCGCCGGGCAGAAGCGGCGGCTGAACCTGGCGCGCATCCTGGCCGCACCCGCGCCGCTGTGGCTGCTGGACGAGCCGTCGGTGGCGCTCGACCGGGCCGGCATCGGGCAGCTCGAGGCGGCGATCGCCGACCACCGCGCGGGCGGGGGGATCGTCGTGGTCTCGACCCATGCCGAGATCGCCCTGCCCGGCGCCTCGACCCTGCATCTGGACGACTTCGCCCTGGCGGCGGAAACGGAAGCGGAAGGGATCGAGCCATGA
- the cobB gene encoding Sir2 family NAD+-dependent deacetylase: protein MMLKPSDRIVILTGAGISKESGLDTFRCAGGVWERVRLEDVATPEGYARDPDMVHRFYNDRRRGLLQADIRPNAAHDALARLEREWPGEVLLVTQNIDDLHERAGSRNLIHMHGELLKARCGVCGAISEIRADLSVEDDCADCGAVAEMRPHVVWFGEMPLEMERIYQNLATSALFVSIGTSGNVYPAAGFVQEARINGAHTVELNLEPSEGATLFDETIYGPATGAVPAFVERLLALKR from the coding sequence ATGATGTTAAAGCCTTCCGACCGGATCGTCATCCTGACAGGCGCCGGCATCTCCAAGGAATCGGGCCTGGACACGTTCCGCTGCGCCGGCGGCGTGTGGGAACGGGTGCGGCTGGAGGACGTCGCCACGCCCGAGGGCTACGCCCGCGACCCCGACATGGTCCACCGCTTCTACAACGACCGGCGGCGCGGATTGCTCCAGGCCGACATCCGGCCGAACGCCGCCCACGACGCCCTGGCCCGGCTGGAGCGGGAATGGCCCGGCGAGGTCCTGCTGGTGACCCAGAACATCGACGACCTGCACGAGCGCGCGGGGTCGCGCAACCTGATCCACATGCACGGCGAGCTGTTGAAGGCCCGGTGCGGCGTGTGCGGCGCGATCTCCGAGATCCGCGCCGACCTGTCGGTGGAGGATGATTGCGCCGACTGCGGGGCCGTCGCCGAGATGCGCCCCCACGTGGTCTGGTTCGGCGAGATGCCCCTGGAAATGGAGCGCATTTATCAGAACCTTGCCACTTCGGCCCTGTTCGTGTCAATCGGAACCTCCGGCAACGTGTATCCGGCCGCTGGATTCGTGCAGGAGGCGCGGATCAACGGCGCGCACACCGTCGAGCTGAACCTGGAACCGTCGGAAGGCGCCACCCTGTTCGACGAGACGATCTACGGCCCCGCCACCGGGGCGGTGCCGGCCTTCGTCGAGAGGCTGCTGGCGCTGAAGCGGTGA
- a CDS encoding DUF6314 family protein, with amino-acid sequence MADLRAFLAGAWRIARTVRDARLGQDGSFDGTAVFRGRDDGDLLLTETGTLRFGDHAGPAEQTYRYCFPDGPRRATVFRHDGSPFHDLDLSDGTAQVLHLCGADVYRGGFRVESHDAWTVRWLVTGPRKDYDMVTRYSRVPVPGE; translated from the coding sequence GTGGCGGATCTGCGCGCATTCCTGGCGGGCGCATGGCGCATCGCCCGCACGGTGCGCGACGCCCGGCTGGGGCAGGACGGCTCGTTCGACGGGACAGCGGTTTTCCGGGGCAGGGACGACGGCGACCTGCTGCTGACGGAAACCGGAACCCTGCGCTTCGGCGACCATGCCGGGCCGGCCGAGCAGACCTACCGTTATTGCTTCCCGGACGGGCCGCGGCGCGCGACGGTCTTCCGCCACGACGGCTCGCCGTTCCACGACCTGGACCTGTCGGACGGCACCGCCCAGGTTCTGCACCTTTGCGGCGCCGACGTCTACCGCGGCGGCTTCCGGGTCGAGAGCCATGACGCCTGGACCGTACGCTGGCTGGTCACGGGGCCGCGCAAGGACTATGACATGGTGACGCGGTACAGCCGCGTTCCGGTTCCGGGGGAGTAG
- a CDS encoding low molecular weight protein-tyrosine-phosphatase — MVKVLFVCTGNICRSPTAEGVFRHLVAEAGLAGRIETDSAGTHGYHVGEPPDRRSVAAAAKRGVDIGDLRARRVKPADFEEFDLILAMDQGHYDQLVRMAPDGARDRVRLFMDYAPDAPRREVPDPYYGEGTHFTEVLDLVEAAASGLLDQLRHSRPGAVHVHAADDS; from the coding sequence ATGGTCAAGGTCCTGTTCGTATGCACCGGCAACATATGCCGCTCGCCCACCGCCGAGGGGGTGTTCCGCCATCTCGTCGCCGAGGCCGGGCTGGCCGGCAGGATCGAGACCGACAGCGCCGGCACCCACGGCTACCATGTGGGCGAACCGCCGGACCGGCGCTCCGTCGCGGCCGCCGCCAAGCGCGGCGTCGATATCGGCGACCTGCGCGCCCGCCGGGTGAAGCCGGCCGACTTCGAGGAATTCGACCTGATCCTCGCGATGGACCAAGGGCACTACGACCAGCTCGTCCGCATGGCGCCCGATGGGGCCAGGGACCGCGTCAGGCTGTTCATGGACTATGCGCCCGACGCCCCCCGGCGCGAGGTGCCCGATCCCTATTACGGCGAGGGCACCCACTTCACCGAAGTGCTCGACCTGGTCGAAGCCGCCGCGTCCGGCCTGCTCGACCAGCTCCGCCATTCCCGTCCCGGAGCCGTCCATGTCCATGCCGCCGACGATTCCTGA
- a CDS encoding fructosamine kinase family protein — protein MSMPPTIPEGVGTVASSRPLAGGNAAELWLLDLTDGRRVVAKSGKGLTLEAMMLRYLAEHSRLPVPELFHADDRLLVMSHVESDGGGLTASAQEHAAELVAALHGIGAARYGFPQDTLIGPLPQPNPGTDDWIAFFRDHRLMHMARKALDERRIDGALMAAIERLAARLPDLIGEPAPPSLIHGDLWGGNVLAFRGRVAGFIDPAIYHADPEIELAFSTLFGTFGEPFFRRYHELRPIRPGFFEVRRDLYNLYPLLVHVRLFGGSYRGQVARIVTRFG, from the coding sequence ATGTCCATGCCGCCGACGATTCCTGAAGGCGTCGGCACCGTCGCGTCGTCCAGGCCGCTGGCCGGCGGCAACGCCGCCGAGCTGTGGCTGCTCGACCTCACGGACGGGCGGCGGGTGGTCGCCAAAAGCGGCAAGGGGCTGACGCTCGAAGCCATGATGCTGCGCTACCTCGCGGAGCATTCCCGCCTGCCGGTGCCGGAGCTGTTCCACGCCGACGACCGCCTGCTGGTGATGTCCCACGTCGAGAGCGACGGCGGCGGCCTGACCGCTTCCGCCCAGGAGCACGCCGCCGAACTGGTCGCGGCGCTTCACGGCATCGGCGCCGCCCGCTACGGTTTTCCGCAGGACACGCTGATCGGCCCGCTGCCCCAGCCGAACCCTGGGACGGACGACTGGATCGCCTTCTTCCGCGACCATCGCCTGATGCACATGGCGCGCAAGGCATTGGACGAGCGGCGGATTGATGGCGCCCTGATGGCCGCGATCGAGCGGCTCGCCGCCCGGCTGCCCGACCTGATCGGCGAGCCCGCCCCGCCGAGCCTCATCCACGGCGACCTGTGGGGCGGCAACGTGCTGGCGTTCCGGGGCCGCGTCGCCGGCTTCATCGACCCGGCGATATACCATGCCGATCCGGAGATCGAACTGGCCTTTTCCACCCTGTTCGGTACCTTCGGCGAGCCCTTCTTCCGCCGCTACCACGAGCTTCGCCCGATCCGGCCGGGCTTCTTCGAGGTGCGCCGCGACCTCTACAATCTCTACCCTCTGCTGGTCCATGTCCGCCTGTTCGGCGGCAGCTACCGCGGGCAGGTCGCCCGGATCGTGACCCGCTTCGGCTGA
- a CDS encoding exopolysaccharide biosynthesis protein has protein sequence MPDEMFPHAKRETSHHGRPRASELLDIFVEGHPDDRIVLGDLITLLGDRAFGALLLIFALPNMIPVPLPGLSTVLGLPMVLFAAQLMLGHPAPWLPARLARLSVRRETFLTMVGATRRYLVWAERLLRPRWAVLTDGPGERLLGAVCLLLSLILILPIPLGNLLPAFAVALMALGLLEKDGVCVTLGLCVAASSITVVVAVVVLIVEAALLLYRQLFP, from the coding sequence ATGCCTGACGAAATGTTCCCGCACGCGAAGCGCGAGACCTCCCATCACGGGCGCCCGCGGGCATCCGAACTGCTGGACATCTTCGTCGAGGGGCATCCCGACGACCGGATCGTGCTGGGAGACCTGATCACGCTGCTGGGCGACCGGGCCTTCGGGGCGCTGCTGCTGATCTTCGCCCTGCCCAACATGATCCCGGTCCCCCTGCCCGGCCTGTCCACCGTGCTGGGGCTGCCGATGGTGCTGTTCGCGGCCCAGCTGATGCTGGGCCACCCGGCGCCCTGGCTGCCCGCCCGGCTGGCGCGCCTGTCCGTCAGGCGGGAGACTTTCCTGACCATGGTCGGCGCCACCCGGCGCTATCTGGTGTGGGCCGAGCGCCTGCTCAGGCCGCGCTGGGCCGTCCTGACCGACGGGCCGGGCGAGCGGCTGCTGGGCGCGGTTTGCCTTCTGCTCTCGCTGATCCTGATCCTGCCGATCCCGCTGGGCAACCTCCTGCCCGCCTTCGCCGTGGCGCTGATGGCGCTGGGACTGCTGGAGAAGGACGGCGTCTGCGTGACCCTGGGCCTTTGCGTCGCCGCCAGCAGCATCACGGTCGTGGTCGCCGTGGTCGTCCTGATCGTCGAGGCGGCATTGCTGCTGTACCGGCAGCTGTTCCCCTAA
- a CDS encoding 2-hydroxyacid dehydrogenase codes for MPEKKKPVVVVTRKLPDVIETRMMELFDTRLNHDDTPPTAAELIEAVKTADVLVPTVTDRIDARVLSQAGPNLRLIASFGTGVDHIDLKTARQRGITVTNTPGVLTEDTADMTMALLLAVSRRLSEGERLVRSGEWKGWGPTTMLGHRIWGKRLGIIGLGRIGQALAKRARGFGLSIHYHNRRRVHPEIEGELEATYWESLDQMLARMDVVSINCPHTPATYHLLSARRLQLLRPHCYIVNTSRGEVVDENALTRMLQKGELAGAGLDVFEHEPAINPKLLTLDNVVLLPHMGSATIEGRIDMGEKVIINIKTFADGHAPPDRVLEAMF; via the coding sequence ATGCCCGAGAAGAAGAAACCCGTCGTCGTCGTCACCCGCAAGCTGCCGGACGTGATCGAGACGCGGATGATGGAGCTGTTCGACACCCGCCTCAACCACGACGACACGCCGCCGACCGCGGCGGAGCTGATCGAGGCCGTCAAGACCGCCGACGTGCTGGTGCCCACGGTGACCGATCGGATCGACGCGCGCGTCCTGTCCCAGGCCGGTCCGAACCTGCGGCTGATCGCCTCGTTCGGCACCGGCGTGGACCATATCGACCTGAAGACCGCCCGCCAGCGCGGCATCACGGTCACCAACACGCCCGGCGTGCTGACCGAGGACACGGCCGACATGACCATGGCGCTGCTGCTCGCGGTGTCGCGCCGGCTGTCGGAGGGCGAGCGGTTGGTCCGGTCGGGCGAGTGGAAGGGCTGGGGACCCACCACCATGCTGGGTCACCGGATCTGGGGCAAGCGCCTGGGCATCATCGGCCTGGGCCGGATCGGGCAGGCGCTGGCCAAGCGCGCCCGCGGCTTCGGCCTGTCGATCCATTACCATAACCGGCGCCGCGTCCATCCCGAGATCGAGGGCGAGCTGGAAGCGACCTACTGGGAGAGCCTGGACCAGATGCTGGCGCGGATGGACGTCGTCTCCATCAACTGCCCGCACACCCCGGCCACGTACCACCTGCTGTCAGCGCGCCGGCTGCAATTGCTGCGGCCCCACTGCTACATCGTCAACACCTCGCGCGGCGAGGTGGTGGACGAGAACGCCCTGACCCGCATGCTCCAGAAGGGCGAGCTGGCCGGGGCCGGGCTCGACGTGTTCGAGCACGAGCCGGCGATCAACCCCAAGCTGCTGACGCTCGACAACGTCGTCCTGCTCCCCCACATGGGTTCGGCGACGATCGAGGGCCGCATCGACATGGGCGAGAAGGTGATCATCAACATCAAGACCTTCGCCGACGGCCACGCCCCGCCGGACCGCGTGCTCGAAGCGATGTTCTGA
- a CDS encoding SH3 domain-containing protein: MISAVRSGILAICFGALLLPVSLSAPAALAQEPESVPGMAPPTGLPVPRFVSLRSAEVNVRTGPGTRYPVEWVFVKRDIPVEITAEFDTWRRIRDWEGTEGWVHQSMLSGKRAMIVTGGVRVLRRAAGDAAAGLAKVEPGVAGKLLRCEQAWCEVDVDGYRGWLQRSEFWGVYPAESIE, translated from the coding sequence ATGATATCTGCCGTCCGTTCCGGCATCCTCGCCATCTGCTTCGGCGCCCTGCTGCTGCCCGTTTCGCTCTCCGCTCCCGCGGCACTCGCGCAGGAACCCGAGTCGGTCCCCGGCATGGCTCCCCCGACGGGCCTGCCGGTTCCGCGTTTCGTCTCGCTCCGCTCGGCGGAGGTCAACGTGCGGACCGGGCCGGGCACCCGCTATCCGGTGGAATGGGTCTTCGTGAAGCGCGACATCCCGGTGGAGATCACCGCCGAATTCGACACCTGGAGACGCATCCGCGACTGGGAAGGCACCGAGGGCTGGGTCCACCAGAGCATGCTGTCGGGCAAGCGCGCCATGATCGTCACGGGCGGCGTGCGCGTGCTGCGCCGCGCCGCCGGCGATGCCGCGGCGGGCCTCGCCAAGGTGGAGCCCGGCGTCGCCGGCAAGCTGCTGCGCTGCGAGCAGGCCTGGTGCGAGGTCGATGTCGACGGCTACCGCGGCTGGCTCCAGCGGTCCGAATTCTGGGGCGTCTATCCGGCCGAATCCATCGAGTAG
- a CDS encoding rubrerythrin family protein, protein MSLSGSRTEQNLKAAFASESQANRRYLYFAQQADVEGFHDAAAAFRTTAEGETGHAHGHLEFLQEVGDPATGKPIGTTRQNLAAAIAGETFEAAEMYLTMARTAREEGFDEVADWFETLAKAEKAHAARFQKVLDRLE, encoded by the coding sequence ATGTCGCTCTCGGGGTCCAGGACCGAACAGAACCTGAAGGCGGCCTTCGCCAGCGAGAGTCAGGCGAACCGGCGTTACCTCTATTTCGCCCAGCAGGCCGACGTGGAAGGCTTCCACGATGCTGCCGCCGCGTTCCGGACGACGGCCGAGGGGGAGACCGGGCATGCGCACGGGCATCTCGAATTCCTCCAGGAGGTCGGGGACCCAGCCACCGGGAAGCCGATCGGCACCACCCGGCAGAACCTGGCCGCCGCCATCGCGGGCGAGACCTTCGAGGCCGCCGAGATGTACCTGACGATGGCGCGCACCGCCCGCGAGGAGGGCTTCGACGAGGTCGCCGACTGGTTCGAAACGCTCGCGAAGGCGGAGAAAGCCCATGCCGCCCGGTTCCAGAAGGTCCTGGACCGGCTGGAGTGA
- the irrA gene encoding iron response transcriptional regulator IrrA produces the protein MTGTRPFKHVLDRLQQVGLRPTRQRLALARLLFDKADRHVTAEQLHGEATDAEVRVSLATVYNTLHQFTDAGLLREVVVEAGRSYFDTNVADHHHFFFEGSGNLQDIPSESVTVAHLPQAPAGTRVARVDVIIRLMPEDSAAG, from the coding sequence ATGACTGGAACACGCCCCTTCAAGCACGTCCTGGACCGGCTTCAGCAGGTTGGCCTTCGCCCGACACGGCAAAGGCTGGCGCTCGCCCGCCTGTTGTTCGACAAGGCCGACAGGCATGTCACCGCTGAACAACTCCATGGCGAAGCGACCGACGCCGAGGTACGGGTGTCTCTGGCGACCGTCTACAACACGCTGCACCAGTTCACCGACGCGGGGCTGCTGCGCGAAGTGGTGGTCGAGGCGGGGCGGTCCTATTTCGATACGAACGTGGCCGACCACCACCACTTCTTCTTCGAAGGGTCGGGCAACCTCCAGGATATTCCGAGCGAGAGCGTGACCGTCGCCCATCTGCCCCAGGCGCCCGCCGGGACCAGGGTGGCGCGCGTCGACGTGATCATACGCCTGATGCCGGAGGATTCCGCGGCGGGCTGA
- the acs gene encoding acetate--CoA ligase, producing the protein MNTTPNTTPSTFPPPEAVAKSAWVDAEGYARMYEQSVKDPEAFWGEHGKRLDWMRPYTKVKDVSFTGDVHIRWFFDGTLNVSANCIDRHLADKADQTAIIWEGDNPAESKHITYRELHEQVCRLANVLKAKGVKKGDRVTIYLPMIPEAAYAMLACARIGAMHSIVFGGFSPDSLRDRLVDCDSHLLITADEGLRGGRKVPLKKNADVALEGSPNVKTQIVVRRTGGDVAWTEGRDFWYDEEIAKVSADCPPEEMSAEDPLFILYTSGSTGKPKGVLHTTGGYLVYASMTHQYVFDYKPGEVYWCTADVGWVTGHSYIVYGPLANGATTLMFEGIPNYPSVSRFWEVIDKHNVSIFYTAPTAIRALMREGETPVKKTSRKSLRILGSVGEPINPEAWLWYHRVVGDERCPIVDTFWQTETGGILISPLPGATTAKPGSATLPFFGVQPVVVDNDGKLLEGETEGNLCMADSWPGQMRTVFGDHVRFVQTYFSTFEGKYFTGDGCRRDADGYYWITGRVDDVINVSGHRMGTAEIESALVAHPKVAEAAVVGYPHDLKGQGIYAYVTLNAGEHPSEELRKELVTWVRKEIGPIATPDLIQWAPGLPKTRSGKIMRRILRKIAANEHEALGDTSTLADPGVVTELVDNRMNHG; encoded by the coding sequence ATGAACACAACGCCGAACACGACTCCCAGCACCTTCCCGCCTCCCGAAGCTGTTGCGAAGTCGGCCTGGGTCGATGCCGAAGGCTACGCCCGGATGTACGAGCAGTCGGTCAAGGATCCGGAGGCTTTCTGGGGTGAGCATGGCAAGCGCCTCGACTGGATGCGCCCCTACACCAAGGTCAAGGATGTCAGCTTCACCGGCGACGTCCACATCCGGTGGTTCTTCGACGGCACGCTGAACGTCAGCGCCAACTGCATCGACCGCCACCTCGCCGACAAGGCCGACCAGACCGCGATCATCTGGGAAGGCGACAACCCGGCCGAGAGCAAGCACATCACCTACCGCGAGCTGCACGAGCAGGTCTGCCGGCTGGCCAACGTGCTGAAGGCCAAGGGCGTCAAGAAGGGCGACCGGGTCACCATCTATCTGCCGATGATCCCCGAGGCCGCGTACGCCATGCTGGCCTGCGCCCGGATCGGCGCCATGCACTCCATCGTGTTCGGCGGCTTCTCGCCCGACAGCCTGCGCGACCGTCTCGTCGACTGCGACAGCCACCTGCTGATCACCGCGGACGAGGGCCTGCGCGGCGGCCGCAAGGTGCCGCTGAAGAAGAACGCCGACGTTGCCCTGGAAGGGTCGCCGAACGTCAAGACCCAGATCGTCGTCCGCCGCACGGGCGGCGACGTCGCGTGGACCGAGGGCCGCGACTTCTGGTACGACGAGGAGATCGCCAAGGTTTCCGCCGACTGCCCGCCGGAGGAGATGAGCGCGGAAGACCCGCTGTTCATCCTCTATACCTCCGGCTCGACCGGCAAGCCCAAGGGCGTGCTCCACACCACCGGCGGCTATCTGGTCTACGCCTCGATGACGCACCAGTACGTCTTCGACTACAAGCCGGGCGAGGTCTACTGGTGCACGGCCGACGTGGGCTGGGTCACCGGCCACTCCTACATCGTCTACGGCCCGCTCGCCAACGGCGCCACGACCCTGATGTTCGAGGGCATCCCGAACTACCCGTCGGTCTCGCGCTTCTGGGAAGTGATCGACAAGCACAACGTGTCGATCTTCTACACCGCTCCGACCGCGATCCGCGCGCTGATGCGCGAGGGCGAGACCCCGGTCAAGAAGACCAGCCGCAAGTCGCTGCGCATCCTGGGTTCGGTCGGCGAGCCGATCAACCCCGAGGCCTGGCTGTGGTACCACAGGGTGGTCGGCGACGAGCGCTGCCCGATCGTGGACACCTTCTGGCAGACCGAGACCGGCGGCATCCTGATCTCCCCGCTGCCCGGCGCCACCACGGCCAAGCCCGGTTCGGCCACGCTGCCGTTCTTCGGCGTCCAGCCGGTCGTCGTGGACAACGACGGCAAGCTTCTGGAGGGCGAGACCGAGGGCAACCTGTGCATGGCCGACAGCTGGCCCGGCCAGATGCGCACCGTGTTCGGCGACCATGTCCGGTTCGTCCAGACCTATTTCTCGACCTTCGAGGGCAAGTACTTCACCGGTGACGGCTGCCGCCGCGACGCCGACGGGTACTACTGGATCACCGGCCGCGTCGACGACGTGATCAACGTGTCCGGCCACCGCATGGGCACCGCCGAGATCGAGAGCGCGCTGGTCGCCCACCCCAAGGTCGCGGAGGCCGCGGTCGTCGGCTACCCGCATGACCTCAAGGGCCAGGGCATCTACGCCTACGTCACGCTCAACGCCGGCGAGCATCCGAGCGAGGAGCTGCGCAAGGAGCTGGTGACCTGGGTCCGCAAGGAGATCGGCCCGATCGCCACGCCGGACCTGATCCAGTGGGCGCCGGGCCTGCCGAAGACCCGTTCCGGCAAGATCATGCGCCGCATCCTGCGCAAGATCGCCGCGAACGAGCACGAGGCGCTGGGCGACACTTCCACGCTGGCCGACCCCGGCGTGGTCACCGAACTGGTCGACAACCGCATGAACCACGGCTGA